The window GTTGCTCGGTGACGCCTCGCTTCAACGCATCGCCACCGTCGCCCTTCTCCCAGAGGTACACCAGCCCCTCAAAGGCCGTCACCTCGACAAAAGCACCGTTACCATCCAACGCGAAATGGCCGAGCAAAATAGCCACCGCACGTTGCTCTCGATAGCGCGCCGCTTTGGTCAGCTCTGCGAGCACATCGGCGTAAATGTAGTAGCGAACCGGCTGCTCGCCATCCTCACCAAAGACAGCCACACGGACGGCGTCGCCGGAGGTTGGAGGCTCAGCAAAGAGCGCCTTTAAGACCTGTCGCTCCAGCTGCGCAAAACGCCTCTCAGGAAGATCCATCTCACTCGGATTAGCCACGCGGATTCACCGCCCGCTGCGAGAGCTGACTGACCCGATCGGCCGCATCTACCTCGTCTTTACGCAGATTGACGTCCCAGGCGATCGTCTGCTCGTTTCCATCCAGGTTGTAGACGTACTTGATGCGGTAGACGCCCTCGCCACGCACCTCCGGCATCCAGCGGCATTTGCGCTCTTCCTTACACGTCTCAAACGCCTCCGCAGTGTCCGCCTGCGCAGTCAGCATCCACTCGAGCGTCTCGATCAGGTCCGACTGATCGAGCAGGGTCGCCAGCGCCTTGCATCCATCGCGGTGGCGGGGCTGACCACACTGGGTACGCGCTGGCCCAAGCCAGCGGTTGGAGGCGACTCGCTGCTTCGGATCGTAGGTGCCCGGCATGATGCTGACGCGGTCCGTAGGCTCAAACTCCTCGCCCACCCGCATGATCTGGGCCGCCTGAAGATTGACCGCGCGAAGAGCCCGCTTATCGAAGTCGAATTCGAACTCTGCGTAGGTCTGCTCTCCGCCCTCCGTCCACTGAAAGTAGGCGCGAAAGAGGTTGTCGCGATCGTGGTCGATGGTCCATCCGAGCACGGTATCTCCCTCGCCAGAGCTCTCCCGCTGATCGAAGTAGAGCAGCAGCGCGCCGCCCAGATTAATCCCGGCCGGGAAACGGTGGTTGGTCATCGCCGAGACGACCTGCGCGGCCTTGTCGTAGTACTTCGAGCCCTCGCCCTTTTCGGGGTCGCTGGCGACCTGCGCGAGTACGTTCTTCGGCACCACTTTCTGCGTTTTCAGATCCACAAGCCAGGCCGGTCCGATGCGGATGTTGGCGTCCTGAAAGGCGTAGCGCACCAGAAAAAACGAAGGTCCGAACTTCGTCTCGCCCCACCACTGCGCCTGCCAGCCCGCGGGCTCAGCGCCGGTGATTTTAAGTTTTTCTTTCACAAAGCTATCGCTGGCGACGAGCTTGCCGACCGTGTCCGCGACCTCTTCACCATCTTCGCCGGGCTCCACGCCTTTCACACGTGAGCGCTGCACCAGCGCAATCGCGGCCTCTCCCTGGTCAGCCCAGGGATTCTTTCGCTCCCTGACCTCGCGCTGCTCGGCCACAGCCTGCTCGACGATCACCGTCTCGGCATCCCCCGTCAGCGCGACGACCATAAGCCCGCCAACCACGAGGATCAGCGCGATGACCACCCCCAATACGATCTGAAGAATTGTGCGTGTATCCATACAATGGCGCCGTCGTGGAGTTGGTGTTAGAGCGCGTGGCTCGCGCCTTGGGTCCCGCCTGAACAGCGGATGGATTCGTTCAAACCCTTAACTCTCGTCGTCATCAACCAGGCCCATCAGCTCGGGTGAAATCATCACCTTGGCTTCTGGAGTCGGCTCGGACTTACGTCGTGATGGCGTACTACGTACCTCGACCTCTCCGGCCAACGCTGAGGTGTTAGGCTCGGGTTGTGGTGCGGCCTCCTGAGGAACCTCCGAAGCAGGCACCTCGACCGCTGCGGCCAGCCCGGGCACCGGCGTTGTCCGGGTCTTCATACGCTGGCGCAGTCGCTCCTTCAAATCCAGAGCCGATTCGGCGCGCAACGAGCGTAGGCGAGCGAGGTCGGCATCGATATCGACGGTCTTTCCAAGATCATCGGCCGCATCAACGTCATCGCCACCGGGCTTCCAGGAGGGTTGAACCGGCTCCGGCGCATTCCCTTCCAATACCGGTCCCGTTGTCGCTTCGATCTCTGCCCGAGAGAGGGGGCGATCCAGCTGAATCGTCGCGCGAAGATCCTCCTCGGGCTCTCCTCTACGGGGAGCACCAAAGCTCACGGACCCTACGACGCCGGCGTCATCGTCGAGAGCGTCGTCGCCCTCCTCGTCAATGCCACCGATCACCCAGTCGTCCGACGCGTTGCGCTCCTGCACTTCGGGCGTTTCCCAGGGGCTAAGGGTAGTGTCACCATCGACACTCGCCCCCTGAAACGCCGCGCCCGCTGGCGATTCGTCATCGCGCATCGGAGAGAGACGAACGGTAGGCCGATGCGCCACTGCCTCGGGCGGAAGATCATCCCACGCATCGTTCGTGGGTTCATCCTCACTGGCCTCATCTCCCCAGCTGGCGTCGGAGCCGTCCCACTCCCCCAGAGATGCCGTCAGACGCCCGTCGTCCACGGGCAAACGGTCGTACTCCCGCGTCTCCTCGTCGTGCTCGGACACCGGGGATGCCTCGACGTCGTCGTCCATGACCTCGGCCGCTTCACTTCGTTCGACGATGCGCTTGATGTCGTCGGTGAACACAAGAGAGCCGGAGGGCGGCGTAAAATCAACGGCAGCATCGGGATCTTCACGCCACTGATCGGGGCTAAAGCGGTATTCAGCCGGTACCCCCTGAAGACGATCCGCAAAGACCTGCACGAAGTTCCAGAGCAGCTTGATGGCCAGCCCCGGCGCGCTGCGCAAGATCCCCATAAAATCATCGCGCGCGATTGCAAAGAGTGTGGTCGGCTCCAGCGCCTGCACCCGAAGGCGGTTATCACTGTCATCCTGGGCGTCAATGAGCGCCATCTCGCCAAAATGCTCCCCGGCGGTCAGCACGCTGATGCGTTGACCATCGAGATGCAACGAGACCGATCCCCGCAAAATCACAAAGAGGCTGTGGGTCACGTTCTCCGGCGACGTCACAATAGCCTCGGGCTGAACCTCGACGACCTCGCCAAGGCGCCGGATGTGTTCGAGCTCGTTGACCGCCAGATAGTGGAAGTACGGTGTGTTGCGCAACATCTCGAGCACCGGCGCAACATCACCCTGCTCTGCCTCAGCGTCGACCGCGTCCACCACGATCACGGTGATGTTGTCCTTTCCACCGCTCTCATTGGCGAAGTCGATGCAGCGCGTAATGATGTCCTCGAGAACTTCGCCCGAGGTCATATCAAGGACGTCGATCTCCTCCTCGAAGTAGCCACTGAGGCCATCGGAGCACATCATCATCCGGTCGCCCGCCTCAATACTGAAGTCAAAGGCGTCAACCTCCACGAATTCTCGAACGCCCACCGCACGCGTGACCGCATTGTTGTGCGGAAAGTCGCGCTCTTTGGTGTCGGGGGGCAGTTTGCCCTGACGGATCATCTCGTTGAGCAGGGAGTGATCCATGGTGATCTGCTCGACGCCCCCCTCGCGAACCCGGTAGAGGCGAGAATCGCCGACGTGGCCCACAAAACCGTGCGCGCCGCTGATAAGCAGCGCAGAGCAGGTCGTGCCCATGCCTCGCCGGCTGGGATCCTGCTGAGCCATCTCGAAGATACGCGCGTTAGCGCTTTTAACCGCCTGACGCAAAAGCTCGACGGTCGCCTGCTGAACCTGCGCATCATCCGGGGCTTCCTGAAGATGTCCCAGAAGGTCTCCGGCTCCGGCGATCACTTCACGCACCGTGCGCACGCACACCGCGCTGGCGACCTCGCCGGCGGCATGGCCTCCCATGCCGTCGCAGACCACGAAGAGTTGCAGACGCTTGTCGACCAGGAAGTTATCTTCGTTATGGTCGCGGACGCGCCCGGTGTCCGTAGCGGCCCAGAACCGCAATTCCATGGTGGCTCCTCAACTATGTCGCGCGGGGCGATCGATCGGGCGCATCATAACCCAAAGTTGTTGATTCATCATCAGGCCAGTTGGCTTTTTTGCCGCCAGGCGAGTTCACGCCGCAGCTCGACCCGATCGCAACACATAGCGAAGAAGTCGCGTGCTTTCGCTGCACCTTCACGTCCCGGAGGCGTGGCGCCCGGCAAGCTCCCGGGCAAAGTCGTCAAAAAAGGAGGTCGCGTCGTTGGGACCAGGCCCCGCCTCCGGATGGTACTGCACCGCGTGCACCGGAAGGTGACGGTGTGAGAACCCGGAGATTGTGTCATCGTTGATGTTCACGTGGGTGATCTCCAGCTCCTCGGGGAAACTCTCACGGCGAACCGCGTAGCCGTGGTTCTGACTGGTCATCGCCACGCTCTTATCACGCTGATTCTGAACCGGCTGATTTGGACCACGGTGCCCGAAACCCAGCTTGAACGTCTCGCCACCGAAGGCCTTGGCCAGAAGCTGATGCCCCAGACAGATGCCCATGGTCGGGTAGCGCTCGCTGAGCTCACGCACCCCGGCGATAAAGGGCTCCATTTTATCCGGATCCCCCGGCCCATTGGACCAGAGCACGCCATCGGGGCGCTGCGCCTCAACCGCGGCACGATCCGCATCACGCGGCATCAGCGTGACGCGCATGCCGCGGGCGAGCAGATGACGCAAAATGCTGAACTTCACCCCGAAGTCCATCACGACCACATGCGGGCCATCGCTGTGCTCCTGCTCCGCAGCATCTGCAGGTGTCAGCTTCAGGGGGCTTTGCCAGGCGTCTTCAGCGCTCACGCGAAGCGCGCGCGTTGTGGCAACTTCACTTACATAGTCGACGCTACCATAGCCCGGGTGCGCGGCGATAAGCTCCAGCGCGGCCGCGCTATCCTGCGCGGTGGCGTCGTGCACGATCGCTGCCAGCCCCACGCCGCCCTGCCGAAGCCTGCGCGTCAACTCACGGGTATCAACCTCACAGATGCCCACCACGCCGCGCTCAACAAGCCAGTCCTCAAAACCCTGCTCGCTTCGCTGATTGCTGGCGCGCCGTGAGAGCGAGCGCACGATGATGCCAGCGGCCTGCGTCCCCACCGACTCGTTGTCGAGCGCATTGACCCCGTAGTTGCCGATATGAGGCATCGTGTAGGTGATGAGCTGCCCGCGGTAAGACGGGTCGGTGGCGATCTCTTGATAGCCCGACATGCTGGTATTGAAGACCACCTCTCCCACCGTGGAACCGGGCGCACCAGCGCTCAGCCCTTCAAAACAGGTGCCGTCTTCCAGCACAAGAATCGCGGGGCTGCGCCCCGAGAGCGACGTTAATCTGGGTCGCGACTGCTTCAACTGCTGCTCCTTAGGCGTACTACGTTTGCCGTCCAAAATACGCTGCAATCACCGCCTGGCGCACCGCGACTCCGTAGGTCACTTGCTGCCAGATCAGGCTTTGGGGACTCTCGATAACCGGGTCGGCGAGTTCCACCCCCCGGATCACAGGACCAGGGTGCAGAATCACCGTCGACGGCGACATATACTGCTCAACGACCGTCGGGTCGATACCCCAATCCAGAGCGTAGCGGTGTGGGTCAACCACCGAGCTGCGCAGGCGCTCCTGCTGAACCCGAAGTACCACAACCGCATCCGCCCAACGCAGGGCCTCTTTGAGCGAGGTTGATACCTGCACCGGCCATCCGACAAGTTGTTCGTCGGTAGGAAGCAGCATCTTCGGTCCGGCGATCATCACCTCGGCCCCGAGCTCCGAGAAGATGTGCGCATCACTTCGCGCCACACGACTGTGCACGATGTCGCCGATGATCGCGATCTTCAGACCGCCAAGCTGCTGACCTGTTTTAAAGTGCCGGCGCAATGTCAGCGCGTCGAGCAGTCCCTGGGTGGGATGCTCCCCACTGCCATTGCCCGCATTGATCACCGGAATGCGTATCCGCTCACTGAGCACCTGGGGCAGATGGCGGTCATGATGTCGAACCACCAGCCCATCGACCCCCATCGCCGCCAGCGTTCGGCAGGTGTCCGCGGCAGACTCCCCTTTCTCAACGCTGCTTCCCTCGCCGTTGACCGTCACCGACCGCCCCCCCAGGCGCTGAATCGCCAGGTCGAAGCTCGCCCGGGTGCGCGTGCTCGGTTCCAGAAAGAGCAACGCAAAGGTACGTCCGCTCAGCAGCTGCGCAGATTCTGGTGGGGTGAAGACTCGCCCTTCCTCATCGAGGAAGCGCTCGGAAGCATCCAGAAGCGCGATCATCTGGTGGCTCGACAGGTCTTTTAGTCCAATCAAGTTCATCGTCGCTCCCGGCGTCTCGGGCTCCTCAGGATGTCACGGGCGGAGCCTCGCTATGGTCAAGACTATGCTCTACTCAATCGCCATCCCGAAACGATCCCAGCGTATGCCTGGCTCTCCGGTCTGCCCATCTTCCAGCGAGAGCCAGATGATCATGGCGCGGCCCTTGATGTTATCCAGCGGCACCTGCCCCCAGCAACGGCTGTCCGCGGAGTTGTCGCGGTTGTCGCCCATGGCAAAGAAGTGCCCTTCTGCAACGGTGATCGGGCCGAAGTCGTGACCCTCATCATAGCCCGGAGGACTATCTTCGCGGATCTGATGCGTCGCGTCCCCGAGCGTCTCCAGGTAGTAATACGCCGTACGACCGGAGCGATCGGGAACCGGACCACGTCGAATCGGCGTGCGATCCACGGCCTCCCCATTGACCAGAAGCTGCGCACCGCGCCCCTCCACGACATCGCCAGGCAGGCCAACGATGCGTTTGATGAAGTCCTTTTCATCGAAGTTGAGGATGCACTCGACGGCTTTTTCACCCTTGGCTGCGGCCTCCTCACGGCGTTTGCGCACATGCTCTCGCGCCTCCTCGGAGGGAAAGCGAAAGACCACCACCTCGCCACGCTGCGGCTCGGCAAAACGCATCAAAAACGTCGTCGTAAAGGGTACGCGAATCCCGTAGCGGATCTTGTTGACGAAGAGATGATCGCCTTTGAGAAGCGTGGGCTCCATCGAACCGCTGGGAATCTTAAACGCCTCGAAGAAAAAGGCCCTCAGCACCAGCGCGCACAAGATCGCCAGCCCCACCGTCTCGGCATACTCCTGCCAGGCGGGCTTGACGGAGATTCCGGCCAGATGCTCGTCGGCGAGTTGACGCACCGTCTGGCTGACCTCTTCGACATACTCCAGATCCTCGCGCTTCATACCTTGACGAAGCGCGTTCAGCTCTTCCTGAAGGCGATAGCGCGCCTCGTCGGGCAGCTTACGTGCACGGTCCAGACGCAGCTGAGTCTCGCGCACCAGCTCCTGGGCGTCGTCGATGATCTGCGCCTTATCGTTTTGCCTGCTCACCGAACCTTACCTCACGCTGGCTTAACCCTCATCGACGCGAAGAACCGCCAGGAAAGCCTCCTGGGGCAGTTCAACGTTGCCGACCTGCTTCATGCGCTTTTTGCCCTCTTTCTGCTTCTCGAGGAGCTTGCGCTTACGGCTGATATCTCCGCCGTAACACTTCGCGGTGACGTTTTTACGGAACGCCTTGACCGTCTCTCGGGCGATCACACGGTTACCGATCGCCGCCTGCAGCGCCACCTCAAACATCTGACGCGGGATGACCTCTTTGAGTTTCTTGGCCAACATTCGCCCGCGATTGTAGGCAAAGTCGCGGTGTACGATCACGCTGAGCGCGTCCACAGGCTCGCCGTTCACCATCAAGTCGAGCTTGACCATATCGCCCTTCTTAAAGCCGATCATCTCGTACTCAAAGCTGGCATAGCCCCGCGAAACCGACTTAAGACGGTCAAAGAAGTCAAAGACCACCTCACTCATCGGCATTTCGTACTTGAGGATAATACGGTTGGCCCCCGAGTAACGAAGGTCAGACTGCGTACCGCGCCGCTCCTCACACAGCCCGATGACCGGGCCCACATGCTCCGGCGGCACGTGGATGGTCGCCATGATGAAGGGCTCTTCGATGCGCTCGATGAACTGCGTCTCCGGCAAGTCGCTGGGGTTCTCCACCATCAGCGTCTCCCCCTCAGAGGTGATCACCTGGTAGACGACCGAAGGAGCCGTGGTGATAAGATCGAGATCAAACTCGCGCTCCAGGCGCTCCTGGATGATCTCCATGTGCAGAAGCCCCAGAAAGCCACAGCGGAAGCCGAAGCCCAGCGCCTGGCTGGTCTCCGGCTCGTAGGTGATTGAGGCGTCGTTGAGCACCAGCTTATCGAGCGCGTCGCGCAGCTCGTCGTAATCTTTGGAGTTGGTCGGGAAGATCCCGCAGAAGACCGTCGGCTTGACGTCTTTAAAACCCGGGAGCGCTTCGGCCGCGGGCCGTTTCGCATCGGTGATCGTGTCGCCGACCTTGGCCTGGTCGACTTCCTTAATCATCGCGATAACAAAACCGACCTCTCCCGGCCCCAGCCTGTCGACGGGAAGCGCCGTAGGGCTGTAGACACCGATCTGGGTGACTTCACTGCGCGCACCGGTGGCCATCCACATGATCTCCATGCCCGGGCGAAGCTCACCCTCGACGATTCGGATCATGTTGATGACGCCGCGGTAGGGATCAAACCAGCTGTCAAAGACCGATGCACGCAGCGGGGCCTGAGGGTCTCCCTGGGGAGGCGGGATCCGCTGAACGACGGCTTCGAGCGTCTCTTTGATGCCGATGCCGCTTTTCGCGCTGGCCAAAACGGCCTCGCTGGCATCAAGGCCGATGACATCCTCGATCTCCTCTTTGACCCGATCGGGATCGGCCGAGGGAAGATCGATTTTGTTGAGAACCGGTACGATCTCCAGATCATTATCGATGGCCAGATACACGTTGGCCACGGTCTGCGCCTCGACGCCCTGCGCGGCATCCACCACAAGGATCGCCCCCTCACAACACGCCAGACTGCGGGAGACCTCATAGTTGAAGTCAACATGCCCGGGGGTGTCGATGAGGTTGAGCAGATACTCCTCGCCATCATCGGCGGTGTAGTACAGGCGCACCGCCTGACTCTTGATCGTAATGCCGCGCTCACGCTCCAGGTCCATGTTATCGAGGAACTGGGCCTTCTTCTCGCGATCGCTGACGGCCTGGGTCTCATCAAGAATGCGGTCGGCCAGCGTCGACTTGCCGTGGTCGATGTGCGCGATGATGGAGAAGTTGCGGATTTTAGACTGGTCGATTGAACGCTTCGCCATGGACGCTCTTGGCCTTCTTCAAAAAGTGACACTGCTCTAACGGGTCGGAAGGAATCATCCTTCCCGACGTCAGCTCGCTGACGACCGACGCCAGCGCGCGCGGCTCCCGGGGCGGCTTCATAGCTCAGCGCGCGAGCCGAGGCAAGGTAAGCGGCCCGAGTCGCCGGTCTGGTTAACTTTGACACCGAAGCGCTAAACTTCCATGCTGCCCTGCGACATGTCGGAACCTTTTTAACGCCTGAACGTGGCTTTTTGGGCCACACAGCCTCCGATCTTCGCCTCCGGCTTCCTTAAAGATGAGTGATAATGACGATGACTCGAAATCTGCTGGCGTCCACACTCCTGGCGACATTGATGGCACTGGGCACTGCCGGCTGCGGCTCCGACGACTCCGCCGAGCGGGATATGGCCGAGCTGGGTGCGGCGAACTTCTCCCGCTCCCGAAACGACGAAGGCCAGATCGTCGAACGCTACGACTCGACCGGCGACGGCGTCGCCGACGTCCTCAAATACTTTGAAGAGAGTTCCGACCCGGAAGATCCCTCCCTGACCCGGCGTCGCCTGGTCAAGCTGGAGATCGATGCCAACGGCGATGGCAACATCAATGTGCGCCGGATCTTCAATGAGGCCAACACCGTGCGCTCCGAGGAGCTCGACGTGGATCTCGATGGCAAGGTCGACTCCATCCTCTACTTCGACGGCGGCAAACTTACCCGTAAAGAGCTTATCGAAGCCGAAAGTGGTCGCGTGGGCACCACGCGGCACTACTCTGATGGGACCCTCATCCGGGTCGAGAAGGATGAGAATGCCGATGAGCGCATCGACTACTGGGAGTTCTACGAGGAGGGCGTCCTGACCCGAGTGGGGCGAGATACCGATGGCGATGGGCAGGCCGACACCTGGCAGGCTCGCTGAAGCCGTCCATCATCAGGCATGAAACCCCCAACGGGGCCGCAGTGGAGCGGCCCCGTTTTTTTGATCCTGCCCCCTTCGCTACGCGCCCTACTCCGCGGCCGCCTGCGCATCAAGCGCACCGGTCAGCTCTCGCACCACCACGGAGGCTGCCAACATACCGAAACTTCCGGTCACAAAGCTCACCGTGCCTTCGATCAGATTACGGTGCTCACAGGAGTGCAGATCGTTTCCTTTGGTCGGACAGATGCAACGAAAGCCGGAGGTGCCATCGTAGCTGAGCGACTGCGGCTCATGGCGCGTCTCGCTGCTGTAGACCGTGGGAATCCCCATGCGTTTATTACCGGAGAGCACGCCGCGCTGACGCATGATCTTACGCACCGCGCGCGCCAGCGGATCGCCTTTGGTGCGCGACAGATCCGTGACCTCAATGCGAGTCGGATCGAGCTTACCGGCCGCCCCCATGCATGAGACCACCGGGATGCCTTGTTCAAGGCACGAAACCAGCAGATGAACTTTGGCGCTGACGTTATCGATGGCATCGACCACAAAGTCCGGTCGCTGACTCAAAAACGACTCGCTGGTGGCCTCGTGGTAAAAGGCTCGCCTCCCGACGACGGTTGCCTCCGGATTAATCAGAGAGCAGCGCTCGGCCATCAAGTCAGCCTTCCACTTACCGAAGGTCCCTTTCATGGCGTGAAGCTGACGGTTGGTGTTGGTGCCACAGACGCGGTCGAAGTCCACCAGCGTGAGCTTGCCCAGACCGGTGCGTGCCAGGCTCTCGGCGGTGTAGCTTCCCACGCCGCCAAGCCCGAAGATCATGACGTGTGAGCCATAGAGACGCTCCATGGCGTCTTCACCCAGGAGGCGGCCGGCGCGATCCCAGCGCCGGTGCAACGCCCAAGACTTCATCGGGCGGCCCTCGAAGACCACCGTACCGGCGTCATCCGGCTGGTTTTGTTCGTCTACGCTCAAACCATCGATGGGACAGCTCATCGTCGTTTCTCACTGCTCGGGGGGAAGGCGACCAACAGACCTCGGCTGCGAGGCCCGAATCGAGGCGCGCAAATTACGCACTTTACGCGAGAAGCTCAACACTTAAGCATCGGAGCTGAGCGTGCCGTCGAGGCGAAAGAGCCGGCGAGTGTTCTCGGAGCACCGCGCTACGAGCCGCTCGGGAGGTTGGTGAAGCGCGGCGGCAACCGCCCTGGCCACCTCAAAAAGATCTGCGGGCTCGGAGCGCTCGTGTGCCGATTGACCTGGAGTCGGACCATCGGGGCAATCCGTCTCCAGGTGCATCCGTTCGAGCGGCACCTGTTGGACAACCGCTCGAAGTTTCTCGGGATTTCGAGCCAGACGACCTCCCACTGAGATATCGAGGCCGTGCATCAAAAAAAGCGGCACCTGGCGCGCCGACCCACTGTAACCGTGCATGATCCCGCCGGCCGGAGAGGACCCCTCTCGTCGCAGCAGATCGTGGAGCGTGCTGTGGCAGCGCACTGCGTGCAACACCACCGGGAGCTTTCGCTCTCTCGCCATTCGCAGCTGCTCAGAACAGGCGCGAAGTTGCAGCGCACGGGCCTCCCTTTCGGTCGCCCGCACGAAGTCGAGCCCGAATTCGCCGACCGCCGCCCAACCTTCCTCATCCAGGGCGTCCTCAAGCAAC of the Lujinxingia sediminis genome contains:
- a CDS encoding TatD family hydrolase, with protein sequence MIDAHCHLHFEAFDADRDEALARAVMAGVQGLVVADYDHRRRTELKHMGVHPGVAICAGVHPWAVDAMGADALTRELALLEDALDEEGWAAVGEFGLDFVRATEREARALQLRACSEQLRMARERKLPVVLHAVRCHSTLHDLLRREGSSPAGGIMHGYSGSARQVPLFLMHGLDISVGGRLARNPEKLRAVVQQVPLERMHLETDCPDGPTPGQSAHERSEPADLFEVARAVAAALHQPPERLVARCSENTRRLFRLDGTLSSDA
- a CDS encoding Stp1/IreP family PP2C-type Ser/Thr phosphatase; this encodes MELRFWAATDTGRVRDHNEDNFLVDKRLQLFVVCDGMGGHAAGEVASAVCVRTVREVIAGAGDLLGHLQEAPDDAQVQQATVELLRQAVKSANARIFEMAQQDPSRRGMGTTCSALLISGAHGFVGHVGDSRLYRVREGGVEQITMDHSLLNEMIRQGKLPPDTKERDFPHNNAVTRAVGVREFVEVDAFDFSIEAGDRMMMCSDGLSGYFEEEIDVLDMTSGEVLEDIITRCIDFANESGGKDNITVIVVDAVDAEAEQGDVAPVLEMLRNTPYFHYLAVNELEHIRRLGEVVEVQPEAIVTSPENVTHSLFVILRGSVSLHLDGQRISVLTAGEHFGEMALIDAQDDSDNRLRVQALEPTTLFAIARDDFMGILRSAPGLAIKLLWNFVQVFADRLQGVPAEYRFSPDQWREDPDAAVDFTPPSGSLVFTDDIKRIVERSEAAEVMDDDVEASPVSEHDEETREYDRLPVDDGRLTASLGEWDGSDASWGDEASEDEPTNDAWDDLPPEAVAHRPTVRLSPMRDDESPAGAAFQGASVDGDTTLSPWETPEVQERNASDDWVIGGIDEEGDDALDDDAGVVGSVSFGAPRRGEPEEDLRATIQLDRPLSRAEIEATTGPVLEGNAPEPVQPSWKPGGDDVDAADDLGKTVDIDADLARLRSLRAESALDLKERLRQRMKTRTTPVPGLAAAVEVPASEVPQEAAPQPEPNTSALAGEVEVRSTPSRRKSEPTPEAKVMISPELMGLVDDDES
- a CDS encoding aspartate carbamoyltransferase catalytic subunit; the encoded protein is MNLIGLKDLSSHQMIALLDASERFLDEEGRVFTPPESAQLLSGRTFALLFLEPSTRTRASFDLAIQRLGGRSVTVNGEGSSVEKGESAADTCRTLAAMGVDGLVVRHHDRHLPQVLSERIRIPVINAGNGSGEHPTQGLLDALTLRRHFKTGQQLGGLKIAIIGDIVHSRVARSDAHIFSELGAEVMIAGPKMLLPTDEQLVGWPVQVSTSLKEALRWADAVVVLRVQQERLRSSVVDPHRYALDWGIDPTVVEQYMSPSTVILHPGPVIRGVELADPVIESPQSLIWQQVTYGVAVRQAVIAAYFGRQT
- the carA gene encoding glutamine-hydrolyzing carbamoyl-phosphate synthase small subunit, with the translated sequence MKQSRPRLTSLSGRSPAILVLEDGTCFEGLSAGAPGSTVGEVVFNTSMSGYQEIATDPSYRGQLITYTMPHIGNYGVNALDNESVGTQAAGIIVRSLSRRASNQRSEQGFEDWLVERGVVGICEVDTRELTRRLRQGGVGLAAIVHDATAQDSAAALELIAAHPGYGSVDYVSEVATTRALRVSAEDAWQSPLKLTPADAAEQEHSDGPHVVVMDFGVKFSILRHLLARGMRVTLMPRDADRAAVEAQRPDGVLWSNGPGDPDKMEPFIAGVRELSERYPTMGICLGHQLLAKAFGGETFKLGFGHRGPNQPVQNQRDKSVAMTSQNHGYAVRRESFPEELEITHVNINDDTISGFSHRHLPVHAVQYHPEAGPGPNDATSFFDDFARELAGRHASGT
- the lepA gene encoding translation elongation factor 4, whose protein sequence is MAKRSIDQSKIRNFSIIAHIDHGKSTLADRILDETQAVSDREKKAQFLDNMDLERERGITIKSQAVRLYYTADDGEEYLLNLIDTPGHVDFNYEVSRSLACCEGAILVVDAAQGVEAQTVANVYLAIDNDLEIVPVLNKIDLPSADPDRVKEEIEDVIGLDASEAVLASAKSGIGIKETLEAVVQRIPPPQGDPQAPLRASVFDSWFDPYRGVINMIRIVEGELRPGMEIMWMATGARSEVTQIGVYSPTALPVDRLGPGEVGFVIAMIKEVDQAKVGDTITDAKRPAAEALPGFKDVKPTVFCGIFPTNSKDYDELRDALDKLVLNDASITYEPETSQALGFGFRCGFLGLLHMEIIQERLEREFDLDLITTAPSVVYQVITSEGETLMVENPSDLPETQFIERIEEPFIMATIHVPPEHVGPVIGLCEERRGTQSDLRYSGANRIILKYEMPMSEVVFDFFDRLKSVSRGYASFEYEMIGFKKGDMVKLDLMVNGEPVDALSVIVHRDFAYNRGRMLAKKLKEVIPRQMFEVALQAAIGNRVIARETVKAFRKNVTAKCYGGDISRKRKLLEKQKEGKKRMKQVGNVELPQEAFLAVLRVDEG
- a CDS encoding tRNA threonylcarbamoyladenosine dehydratase, translating into MSCPIDGLSVDEQNQPDDAGTVVFEGRPMKSWALHRRWDRAGRLLGEDAMERLYGSHVMIFGLGGVGSYTAESLARTGLGKLTLVDFDRVCGTNTNRQLHAMKGTFGKWKADLMAERCSLINPEATVVGRRAFYHEATSESFLSQRPDFVVDAIDNVSAKVHLLVSCLEQGIPVVSCMGAAGKLDPTRIEVTDLSRTKGDPLARAVRKIMRQRGVLSGNKRMGIPTVYSSETRHEPQSLSYDGTSGFRCICPTKGNDLHSCEHRNLIEGTVSFVTGSFGMLAASVVVRELTGALDAQAAAE
- the lepB gene encoding signal peptidase I, with the translated sequence MSRQNDKAQIIDDAQELVRETQLRLDRARKLPDEARYRLQEELNALRQGMKREDLEYVEEVSQTVRQLADEHLAGISVKPAWQEYAETVGLAILCALVLRAFFFEAFKIPSGSMEPTLLKGDHLFVNKIRYGIRVPFTTTFLMRFAEPQRGEVVVFRFPSEEAREHVRKRREEAAAKGEKAVECILNFDEKDFIKRIVGLPGDVVEGRGAQLLVNGEAVDRTPIRRGPVPDRSGRTAYYYLETLGDATHQIREDSPPGYDEGHDFGPITVAEGHFFAMGDNRDNSADSRCWGQVPLDNIKGRAMIIWLSLEDGQTGEPGIRWDRFGMAIE